One Streptomyces sp. NBC_01463 genomic region harbors:
- a CDS encoding relaxase domain-containing protein — translation MAARFRHYENRDGQPLLHDHVVLSGKVRRLDDACPWTAKLVDDDALNCDD, via the coding sequence ATGGCTGCCCGCTTCCGCCACTACGAGAACCGCGACGGCCAGCCCCTCCTCCACGACCACGTCGTACTGTCCGGCAAGGTTCGCCGCCTGGACGACGCGTGTCCTTGGACAGCGAAGTTAGTCGACGACGACGCTCTAAACTGCGACGACTGA
- a CDS encoding helix-turn-helix domain-containing protein — MDQPSSVGPAAAYAATLRSAVADFVSHGGTQREIAKATQIAPATLSRYLSGDRIAPPHFLQMLETFLATAARPMPAAVRTQLEDLCGRAHEASRSPAVQLVYLREELAQVKGEKEATEQELEDLTTHAQQLTEELEAALEQARTAQSGQIELRARVGEQDQHLADAQNYARQLEAELTEQRDEALRLQREIKTLRGQNRRLIEESTTRSEKHSPETVSSVSTQATGQQSGKEGTSQRASSDASGSSSAGSRSSSSAGSQPLLGTADTREELFREMQALRERAGGRHRWTAERLASASPGLDPKYAARWFDEGKLPHLYVRDWKRILRALGATAEEVNAFHASFKWITRPAPRAPRKPIHRGEAAIAALALGAVCLIWVTAAGVFDTSGPSWIAKSLTALGALVTSLVVWAVGVFAIASTDEQHSDAHFSCLLFAAPLAAIACIVIPLTTDLGFGGHWLADLCGLL; from the coding sequence ATGGATCAGCCGAGTTCCGTGGGGCCGGCGGCTGCGTACGCGGCCACCTTGCGTTCCGCGGTGGCCGACTTCGTTTCTCACGGCGGCACGCAGCGCGAGATCGCGAAGGCGACACAGATCGCGCCGGCGACCCTCTCCCGTTACCTCAGCGGTGACCGGATCGCACCACCGCATTTCCTGCAGATGCTGGAGACCTTCCTCGCCACGGCCGCCAGGCCCATGCCCGCCGCAGTGCGCACGCAGCTGGAGGACCTGTGCGGCCGGGCCCATGAAGCCAGCCGCTCCCCCGCCGTTCAGCTGGTGTACCTGCGAGAGGAACTCGCTCAGGTGAAGGGCGAGAAAGAGGCCACCGAGCAGGAACTGGAGGATCTCACCACGCACGCCCAGCAGCTGACCGAGGAGCTGGAGGCCGCGTTGGAACAGGCCCGTACCGCCCAGAGCGGCCAGATCGAGCTGCGCGCCCGCGTCGGGGAACAGGACCAGCACTTGGCCGACGCGCAGAACTACGCCCGGCAACTCGAAGCCGAACTCACCGAGCAGCGCGACGAGGCCCTTCGGCTGCAGCGTGAGATCAAAACCCTGCGAGGCCAGAACCGTCGCCTGATCGAGGAGAGCACCACCCGCTCCGAGAAGCACTCCCCCGAGACCGTTTCCAGTGTGTCAACGCAGGCCACAGGCCAGCAGTCGGGCAAAGAGGGGACGTCGCAAAGAGCCTCCAGCGACGCTTCCGGTTCATCGTCGGCGGGATCCCGTAGTTCATCCTCGGCGGGGTCTCAGCCTCTGCTGGGCACCGCCGATACACGCGAAGAGCTCTTCCGCGAGATGCAGGCGCTGCGCGAGCGGGCCGGAGGCCGCCACCGGTGGACAGCGGAACGTCTGGCAAGCGCAAGCCCCGGCCTCGATCCGAAGTACGCGGCCCGGTGGTTCGACGAGGGCAAACTCCCCCACCTCTATGTTCGTGACTGGAAGCGGATCCTGCGCGCTCTGGGGGCCACGGCTGAAGAGGTCAACGCCTTCCACGCCTCGTTCAAATGGATCACCCGTCCGGCCCCCAGGGCCCCCAGGAAGCCGATTCATCGCGGGGAGGCCGCCATAGCGGCACTGGCTCTGGGGGCGGTCTGTCTCATCTGGGTCACCGCGGCCGGCGTCTTCGACACCAGCGGGCCCTCCTGGATCGCGAAGAGCCTCACCGCGCTCGGAGCTCTGGTCACCAGCCTCGTTGTCTGGGCGGTCGGTGTTTTCGCGATTGCATCAACGGACGAGCAACATTCCGACGCCCACTTCAGCTGCCTCCTCTTCGCAGCCCCTCTCGCCGCGATTGCGTGCATCGTCATTCCCCTCACCACCGACCTCGGCTTCGGCGGCCACTGGCTCGCTGACCTGTGCGGCCTGCTCTGA
- a CDS encoding HNH endonuclease family protein, whose product MRRGLPALALAALPLLATTGPASALGGTPVDEQPFTSYAPAQTPAGAPGARVALALFDAIDRLPVAEEHRDGYKRNLYKHWNRGLLPSDGCDTRREVILAEAVEAPTVAAGCKLSGGTWRSAYDGLVVTDAGKLDVDHFVPLAEVFDSEQTAWSPERREAYANDQGSPDTLIAVSAASNRSKSDKDPAQWMPTNAAYHCTYAATWVGTKLRWDLAVDDAERQALLGTAEDCSGTTVTYEPAP is encoded by the coding sequence ATGAGGCGCGGCCTTCCCGCGCTCGCTCTCGCCGCCCTGCCCCTGCTCGCCACCACCGGCCCCGCCAGCGCTCTCGGCGGGACGCCGGTGGACGAGCAGCCGTTCACCTCGTATGCCCCGGCACAGACTCCCGCCGGCGCCCCCGGCGCCCGGGTGGCACTGGCGTTGTTCGACGCGATCGACCGGCTCCCCGTCGCCGAGGAGCACCGGGACGGCTACAAGCGGAACCTGTACAAGCACTGGAACCGCGGGCTGCTGCCCTCGGACGGCTGCGACACACGCCGCGAGGTCATCCTCGCCGAGGCCGTCGAAGCACCTACAGTCGCGGCCGGCTGCAAGCTGTCGGGCGGGACCTGGCGCAGCGCGTACGACGGCCTGGTGGTGACCGACGCAGGCAAGCTCGACGTGGACCACTTCGTGCCGCTCGCCGAAGTCTTCGACTCCGAGCAGACGGCGTGGAGCCCGGAGCGGCGCGAGGCCTATGCCAACGACCAGGGCAGCCCGGATACGTTGATCGCGGTTTCCGCGGCCTCCAACCGGTCCAAGAGCGACAAGGACCCCGCCCAGTGGATGCCCACGAACGCGGCCTACCACTGCACCTACGCCGCGACCTGGGTCGGAACGAAACTCCGCTGGGACCTCGCCGTGGATGACGCCGAGCGCCAGGCTCTGCTCGGCACAGCCGAGGACTGCTCCGGCACCACCGTCACCTACGAGCCCGCACCGTAG
- a CDS encoding helix-turn-helix domain-containing protein, which produces MHQLRQLVDHSRIAVQQLARSAGVSENTIRAMARDGAPFPQQSTLEAVVKACGEDPKPWMDAWHRASDARPRPERNGGSKTAQLQIDELTKVVGQLVEQVALLTAKQDAVVDEAQNQQVRSKRAYHRLLVSLPEARFTPTKWVQKSATDLTVCWIPEQPAYASSDVDGVLEELIGMTSKQKSLPELRTILISVTPNIDVVEERVLGIDDDPSDYPAVSRTQVDGYLREMNKCLRSYFAELAEGPSPEAP; this is translated from the coding sequence ATGCACCAGCTTCGGCAGCTCGTTGATCACAGCCGGATCGCGGTTCAGCAGCTGGCCCGGTCCGCCGGGGTATCGGAGAACACCATCCGGGCCATGGCACGGGATGGCGCCCCGTTCCCGCAGCAGAGCACCCTGGAAGCTGTGGTGAAGGCTTGCGGCGAGGACCCGAAACCGTGGATGGACGCCTGGCACCGGGCCAGCGACGCCCGTCCCCGGCCCGAACGGAACGGCGGCTCAAAGACAGCCCAGCTGCAGATCGACGAACTCACCAAGGTCGTGGGCCAGCTGGTCGAGCAGGTGGCACTGCTGACCGCGAAGCAGGATGCCGTCGTCGACGAAGCCCAGAACCAGCAGGTACGCAGTAAACGGGCGTACCACCGGCTTCTGGTCAGCCTGCCCGAGGCCCGCTTCACTCCGACCAAGTGGGTACAGAAGTCCGCCACAGACTTGACCGTGTGTTGGATCCCGGAGCAGCCGGCCTACGCATCGAGCGACGTAGATGGCGTTCTGGAAGAGCTGATTGGCATGACCTCGAAACAGAAGTCGCTGCCGGAGCTCCGGACCATCCTTATCTCGGTCACCCCCAACATCGACGTGGTCGAGGAACGTGTACTCGGCATCGACGACGACCCGTCGGACTATCCGGCGGTCTCCCGGACCCAGGTCGACGGGTACCTCAGGGAGATGAATAAGTGCCTGCGCAGCTACTTCGCAGAGCTGGCCGAGGGGCCTTCCCCTGAAGCGCCGTGA
- a CDS encoding helix-turn-helix domain-containing protein, with translation MDLKSDGEESPRQLFDTGLEQLRGLFGEGWTVEAAPGYQQDASDWYTDRVIEIRSTDLGHTTRYVVDLKSSLTPRTVNTELLSKLHLVRQVNSFTSLMVMAPWISPKTQNLLRAHGISYLDLTRNVWIRADRPAIFIYTEGQMRAPRSASPSSSAVTLSGSKAERLVRILADVRPPYRASDLAEATGLSLAYVSRLLGALEDQLLIRRDGRTIHTVNWQGLLRARAEHSHLLNLSPYSGFIAPNGIDYLLNQLRNASASRHLIAITGSYAAREVAPLSVGGQLMVYIRPDHFSGEFVDHLGLLEVKQQADVLFLDAHDPVVFWNSRTVGGLRHVALSQLALDCLSGPGRLPAEGEAVLERMAAHEQWRNLDIHTIKDWKAA, from the coding sequence GTGGATCTGAAAAGTGACGGAGAGGAGTCGCCGAGGCAACTCTTCGATACGGGCCTGGAGCAGTTGCGCGGTCTCTTCGGCGAGGGCTGGACGGTTGAGGCGGCCCCCGGCTATCAGCAGGATGCTTCTGACTGGTACACGGACCGCGTCATCGAGATCCGCTCCACCGATCTGGGCCACACCACCCGGTACGTGGTGGACCTGAAGTCCTCACTCACGCCTCGCACCGTCAACACCGAGCTCCTGAGCAAGCTGCACCTGGTCCGTCAGGTGAACTCGTTCACCTCGCTGATGGTCATGGCTCCCTGGATCTCTCCCAAGACCCAGAATCTCCTGCGCGCTCACGGCATCAGCTATCTGGATCTGACCCGCAACGTCTGGATCCGGGCGGACCGTCCGGCCATCTTCATCTACACCGAGGGCCAGATGCGAGCCCCGCGCAGCGCCTCGCCGTCCTCGTCGGCGGTGACCTTGTCGGGCTCGAAGGCCGAACGCCTGGTGCGCATCCTGGCGGACGTGAGGCCTCCCTACCGTGCCAGCGACCTTGCCGAGGCGACCGGGCTCAGCCTCGCCTATGTCTCCCGGCTTCTGGGGGCCCTCGAGGACCAGCTTCTGATCCGGCGCGATGGTCGCACCATCCACACGGTCAACTGGCAAGGGCTGCTGCGCGCCCGGGCAGAGCATTCCCACTTGCTCAACCTGAGTCCCTATAGCGGCTTCATCGCTCCCAACGGCATCGACTACCTACTCAACCAACTCCGCAACGCCTCCGCCTCCCGCCACCTCATCGCCATCACCGGCTCCTACGCCGCACGGGAGGTGGCTCCGCTGTCCGTCGGCGGGCAGCTCATGGTCTACATCCGCCCTGACCACTTCTCCGGCGAATTCGTGGACCATCTCGGGCTTCTTGAGGTGAAGCAGCAGGCTGACGTGCTCTTCCTCGATGCCCACGACCCGGTGGTCTTCTGGAATTCCCGCACTGTCGGCGGCCTGCGGCATGTGGCACTCAGCCAGCTCGCCCTCGACTGTCTCAGCGGTCCCGGACGTCTACCAGCCGAAGGCGAAGCAGTCCTGGAGAGAATGGCCGCCCACGAACAGTGGAGGAACTTGGACATTCACACGATCAAGGACTGGAAGGCCGCCTAA